In the Excalfactoria chinensis isolate bCotChi1 chromosome 18, bCotChi1.hap2, whole genome shotgun sequence genome, GTCCCGGAGATGGGGACGCGGTTGTGCTCCGCAGCACCTGCCCGGGTTCTGCCCGCACTGCCTCGCAAAGCGCAGCGGGGCCGCGGGGTTTGGGACCCGCTTGTCGCAGCCGGGAGAGCCGACCCTGATCCGGGGCTGCCGGCCGCGTTTAGGGAACGGCCGCCGGTTCCGGGCTGGCACCGAGCTCCGTGCGTCCCCCCGAGTCCGCTCCCCGGTACCCAGAGAGAAACCCGTTGGGGGCTGCCGGGACCGCGTGGGTCCGGTCCGCCGGAGCTCTGCCCGTTACCCCGAGTTATCGGGAGCCGAAAGGCTTGGAGAAGCGGTGTGTAGCGGCGTCGGGGAGGCGGATTTCGTTGTTGAGCTCCGCGGCCCCAAAACTCAACGTTTTGTCCCCGAAACGAGCTCCGGGGCCGGCCGGGAGATGCCGGGGGCGAAGCGGAGCGGTCGGAGCGAGCGGTGCCCGACGGGGCGGGCGGGAGGGGGTGCGGGGGGTGCCGAGCcggtgcgtgtgtgtgtgtgtgtgtgtgtgcgtatatgTGGATGTGTGTGCGCGGCTGTGTGTGCCGTGTCCCTCCCTCCAGCCACCCCACCCCcggggaggggagggatggagagGAGGGGGGCTCCGACGGCTCGCCTCGCTCCGGCAGCCCCAGTCGCTCCTCCAACGTCAGGGAGGTCATTAATAACCAATTAGGAGGGTCAATGAAGCTCATATATAGGCGGGCAGGAGCCGCCGAGCCGCACGGAGCCCGGCCGCCCGCCTCGCCCCCATGATGGGCTCCGTGCTGCCCGCCGAAGCCCTGGTGCTGAAGCCCGGGCTGAAGCCGCAGGGGCTCTCCCTGGCCGAGGTGATCACGTCCGACATCCTGCACAGCTTCCTCTACGGCCGCTGGAGGAACGTGCTGGGCGAGCAGCTCTTCGAGGAGAAGAGCAGCCCCAAGACCGCCTTCACGGCCGAAGTGCTGGCGCAGTCCTTCTCCGGAGGTGAGttgctgcccccccccccctccccccgggTGTGTCACAGCGGCTGACGGCGAAAGAAGGGCTTTAAATTCATGTGGTTAACTTGGGCTTGACCTGAGAAAGTTCCCACTTAAACCGCGGGGGTGGGGGCCGGGGCTCCGTCCCCGCCGCATTCAGCCCCGCACAATGTCCCTTCTCGCGGCCCCGCTCCCTTTTCCCCCTCTCGGATTTCTGTTCCTCTCTTAATTTACCATGAAGGCTAATTCCATTTCCATTCACGATATGTCAACCATCTCATCTCCCCATTTTGTAAGAGGAATTCCTGGGCCCTTTTAAACAAGCCCTCTCGCCATTCAGCCGCAATGTACCGCTACAGCATTCCTAAAGGACTAATGAATTTAGAATTAGCAATTTCTTTCGAGTTGAGTTTAATGAATGCAGATCACTTTAACAGCGTGACAAATTGCTGGATGGGCCGAAATAGACACCATTTAACCCCCTTTCCCAGCTCCGCTCCCTGCCCAGCCCGGGCCGCTGTTCCCAGGTACCGCTCAATGCCCGGAGGGATCCGAGTATCGCTTTGCAGCGGCGCGGTCGGGCGTTGATGGGGCTCAGCCCGGGGCTGGGGGCACAAAGCGGCGCTTTGTGGGTGTTCCGAGGGCCGGGGAGGGCTGGGGGGCCCCGTTGTGACCCCGCTCCCGTCGCCGCAGAGGTGCAGAAGCTCTCCAGCCTGGTGCTGCCGTCGGAAGTGATCATCGCGCAGAGCTCCATCCCCGGGGAAGGGCTCGGCATCTTCTCCAAGACGTGGATCAAGGCCGGCACCGAGATGGGGCCGTTCACGGGCAGGGTGATCTCTCCGGAGCACGTGGATCTGTGCAAGAACAACAACCTGATGTGGGAGGTAACGATCCCGCAGGACGCGGGGTGACAGCGCTCTGACCTGTGCTTCGGGAGCCCTTccccgtgcctcagtttcccctggTCTCCcccagggcaggagctgcatcTCTCAGCCCTCGGGGTGTCCCcagaaccccactgctttgtcacctcctgccctgcccttccCACAGAGCTGATGCTCCCGGGTGGGCGCTCCCTGTCGCATTCCCAACCACACAATGGCTCTGCCCCATCCCCTGCTTtatcccagccctgcagtggtGCTGTGGGCTTTGGGGTGATGTGAGCAGCCGGAGCACAGTGGCTGTAGGGAGTGTTTTGCTCAGATTGAGCTCCAGACTCACGCTTGTTACGATCGCTTCCTGCACCACAAAGTTGCGCCGTGCGGCTCCAGCATccacagcccagggcagcaTCTCGCTGAGGTCTCAGCCCTGAGGCCATGCTGGCTTTGGGGATGTTATCTTAGAGCATCCCTTGGCACGGGAGCTGTGGGAAAGCATTGctacagctgctgtgctgccctcccagGTCTTCAATGAGGACGGCACGGTGCGGTACTTCATCGATGCCAGCCAGGAGGACCATCGCAGCTGGATGACCTACATCAAATGCGCCCGCAACGAGCAGGAGCAGAACCTGGAGGTGGTGCAGATCGGGAACAGCATCTTCTACAAAGCCATTGAGGTACGTGGGGTGCGGAGACCTCACCCTGCTGACCTTCCCTTGTtttgggggctgctgctggactGTTTGTGGGAGCACCCTGGCACCCAGACCGACGGGGTGACGCCATGCATGGGCTTTGGGGAGGCAACAAAGCTCTGTTCGCTTTGCTCCCTCTTGGCGGGCACACCAGTGCGTGCTGTGCAGAGGGAGAGCAAATGCTGAGCAGGCTTGCTTGCTTTGGAGCACAACATCTGAGCAATCCCTGCaatcctggcactgctgcagctttgggCAGAACCCCCGCGCTGTATTGAGAGTCAGGATTTAGTGTAGAACCCCAACCCAAAGCTGGAGGCTTCTGTAAAATCCAGGTGCAGCTTTTACCTGGAGGTCACCGTGGCTCTGGCAGTAAATGCATCCCCATGGACCACCGCTACTGCAGTGAAGGGTGATGGCATCACAGGGATGTCACCAGGCAGCTGTGAGGGCTTAGAGAGGTTGGAAAAGGGACAGCTCTGTCTCAGCCCGCTGCTGTGGGAGGCTGTATTGGCTGGGCACCAGCCTGTCCCATGGGCAGGGGCTCCTGAGAATCAGCTGCTCTATGGGcagcaacacagcactgaggcagCACCCCAACAGGGACAGGGGTAGGAGCAGTAGGGTGGAGAGGAGCTCTGAGTTGAGCTGCTCTCCCCGCTCTGCACATCCCTTTGCAGGCTTTCGCTGTGCCCAGCTTTAGGTTCTGATGCCCCagtgggcagctgtgcctggtGTAGCATTAGCTGCATTAGCTTAATTGGTTTTGAT is a window encoding:
- the PRDM12 gene encoding PR domain zinc finger protein 12, yielding MMGSVLPAEALVLKPGLKPQGLSLAEVITSDILHSFLYGRWRNVLGEQLFEEKSSPKTAFTAEVLAQSFSGEVQKLSSLVLPSEVIIAQSSIPGEGLGIFSKTWIKAGTEMGPFTGRVISPEHVDLCKNNNLMWEVFNEDGTVRYFIDASQEDHRSWMTYIKCARNEQEQNLEVVQIGNSIFYKAIEMIPPDQELLVWYGNSHNTFLGIPGVPGLEEEQKKNKHEDFHAVEAGASTTGRMRCVICHRGFNSRSNLRSHMRIHTLDKPFVCRFCNRRFSQSSTLRNHVRLHTGERPYKCQVCQSAYSQLAGLRAHQKSARHRPPNASLQAHSPALPVPHPASLAHHIPTMVL